A window of Toxotes jaculatrix isolate fToxJac2 chromosome 11, fToxJac2.pri, whole genome shotgun sequence genomic DNA:
GCCCAGTAAGTGGGGCCTGGTGATGGACAGGTTGCTGGTTCTCTCCAGAAGATTCTCTGACATTCTGACCAAAGTTCAGGTGTTTCTCTGGAGGCTCCTGGAGCTCCACATCCTCAAGATGGTGGCGTTCTTCTCTGTGTGGGTGGCGCTTGAAGAGGTAAAGTTGAATGACTTATTTAAGgcatcattcattcatcatttggATCTTGTGAAAATGAATGGGCCGCATGTCACACACTGTATGGGAGCACTTATGATCTAAACGTCATCCTCTTTCTTGTTGGTTAACAGCCGTCTGTGATGAACCTGGTCCTGGTGGTTTTGTGGTCTCTGGCGATGCCCTACAGTCGCTTCAGGCCCAtggcttcctgtctgtctaCAGTGTGGGTGTGCGTCATCATCGTGTGCAAGATGCTGTACCAGCTCAGCGTTGTCAACCCTGTTGAGTACTCCAGGAACTGCAGCCTGGTAAGACacgtatgaacacacacactgcaggaaaTGGATCTGTGACCTGGTTAGTTGGCCTTCCTGTCTGTTACAGTATCacactgtcaaaatgtcaaaaatggaCTCTTTAACACATAAAAACCACTTTGCCTTCTTTATAAACTGTTGGTTAGTTGTGTCAGTAACACTGCAGGCTATTTAATAAACACATCATATATTGTTATGTAAAATCTTAGTGTCGTACAGTGGTAATTTCACTGTTGACCATAGCTATATTTAAAACATCTGCACCGGTCTGACTCAGACAGAGATTATCACAGACTGTAGTGCTGCTCACCGGGGGCTATGAATAGCCTGGTTGTTTCTCTGACTCCTTCACCAGAGCAGCATTGTTACTCACTGATGGGTTCAGAGATTTGGGCAGTGATTCAGGAGTTTGGTACCAGACATTTAGCTTATTCCTCCAACGTATGACCGGGGTCATGAACTCAGTGGAGGGGGagtatctgtgtctctgtctctcaaagACAAAAACTTCATTAGAACAATTATTAGGAACTTTTGTGTGAGTTTGTATGAGGCCTTAGTTTCTCCTGCAGTGAAACTAAtagctgctgaacacacacacgcactacGATAATCTTTTGATCTAACCTCACTGTGTCTGCAATTAAGGTTGTTTACAAGGCAGcttgctgagttttttttccaggctcATGCTGAAGCAGGTTTTACTCTCTCCAGATTTTCTTAGAGGAACATTTCTTCTAAAGATGGAAAGTTTAATGTGCCATCAGTAACAGATACTGAGAAAATTACACCACTCAAACATGAAGGAATAGTAGgagacactgactgactgatgattCCCAGTTTGAATTTTACATTGTTGATGTTATCTGCTGTATATGTCTGAGTTTTGGCAGGAAAGTCAGCTCAGAACCAGATACAATCTTAGCCTGTGTTACACTCACTAAACCTGActgcttcttctccctctcccttgtTTTTGTCCCATGAGCTGAGACAGCTGGCGTTATTGTAGAGTAACTTGACCCGACACAATAATAACATGCTCCAGTGGGACTTTGGGGTGCTAAGGCGTTGATAATCGCACCTTatgaatttgtttgtttcctcttttcctcacaGCCTTTAACGAATAAAACCAACCTGTTACCAGAGGAGATGATGAACTCCTCTCTGTATAAGGAGCCAGTGGATCCAGCCAACTGGTTTGGCATCAGGAAAGATGCCACTGTGCTAGGATACAGCAAGGTATATTCATCATGATGCCTTTAAAATAACTGCATCAACTTTTGTTTAACAGTTGTCAGTTACAGATTTAAGTCGTCTTCGACTCCACCactaaaacttttcttttcctcagtgTGTTGAATCTGCTGATCCTGTATCGTACTTTGGTTTTCAAACGTTTCTTGGCAGAACCACCTGATAGTGCTGATGCTGTTGGTGTTTGAGGCGACGGTGTATCGTCACCAGGCTCACCACTACCGTCAGCTCCAACGATCTCCGCCCAccatcccctctctcttcccttccgCCACCAGGAGGACTCTAGACAAAGGTCTCGTTCCCTGCTTCAAGTACCTGCTGAACTACACCTTCTACAAGTTTGGATTGGAGGTGGGGTAGAAACATCTCTTCATGGCTGAACCAGTGCTTTTTGGAGCAGGAAATAATCattttagaaaattaaaatgaacattttactTTTAAGAAGAGAACTGTTAGATGATTTTTCAAAAGAAGACAAGACATTTAtgagtttctctctgtctaCCCTCTTTTTAAAAGATCTGTTTCCTGATGACGGTGAATGTGATTGGCCAGCGGATGAACTTCCTGGTGATCATCCATGGCTGTTGGCTGGTAGCCATCTTGGTGAAGCGGCGGCGGGCAGCGATCGCCAGGATCTGGCCCAAATATTGTCTCTTCCTGTCCATCTTCATGATCTACCAGTATCTCCTGTGTGTGGGCATACCACCTGCTCTCTGTATAGGTGAGTCCTGATATGATGTGTACATGGTGGACATACATATACCTACCTGCCTGTACATGTCTGtatttcctgtgtgtctgtcgtCCTGCAGACTACCCATGGCGGTGGAACACTCCGGTGTTGATGAACTCAGCTCTCATTAAATGGATCTATCTGCCCGACTTCTACACTGTGCCTAACTCCAAAAACCTCATaggtcagtttgtctgtttgtgcatctgtgccactgttcattcattcattcattcattcattcaatcaaCTCAAAGTAGAAGTGGAGAGTATGACATGACTATAGGATGAGTAATTTAACCCATCCTATAATGCAGTAGTCAGTGTTCCAGGCctgtgatggtggtgatgatgatgatgatgatgatgatgatgatgatgttgatggtgatgatgatgatgatgatgtgttgcGTTGTCGTCCATAGCGGACTTCATGCTGCTGATGTGTGCGTCCCAGCAGTGGAAGGTGTTTGAGTGTGAGCACACGGAGGAGTGGATGGTTCTGGCCGGAGAGAACACGGACGACCCTGAACCGATGGAAGGTCAGCTGTTCAACCCTGCGCCCAACTTCATCAACTGCAGGTAAGTGCAGCACGTGACTGTCTGTTATACAGGCAGGCatacaggcagacagacagacagacagacagacagacagacagacagacagacagacaggcagacagacagacagacagacagacagacagacagacagacagacagacaggcagacagacagacagacagatagctGACCCTGCTGGCAACTTGGTTGAATTGTGATTATAAGAAACTCATCATGACGAGCAGCTAAATGGTCCATGTTTGGACATGAAGTATTTCTCTCCTCGTCCTCTTCCAGGAGTTACCTGGACATGGCTAAAGTGTTGGTGTTTCGTCACCTCTTCTGGTTTGTGCTGTCAGTGGTCTTCATCACTGGGGCCACCAGGATCTCTGTGTTTGGACTGGGCTACCTGCTGGCCTGCttcttttttctgctgtttggaaCCCGGCTGTTGGTCAAACCCTCCAGGACCCGGCTCGTCCTGTGGGACTGTCTCATCATCTACAACGTGGCCGTCATTATATCGAAAAATATGTTATCGGTAAGTATAAAGCTCGTGAGTGAGCACCTTTGAGCTCCACCTGCTGATTTGATTCATGGGTGACGGAACTCTCAGGCTTAGGACGCTCTGAGATTATCGAATGACTTTGTTTTggagtttcaaaataaatcagtaaacTTTGTAAACAGTGGCCTGACCTGGAAacgctgaatgtgtgtgttcccctgtgcgtttgtgtttcagatcctggcgtgtgtgtttgtgtttgagatgCAGAAGGGCTTCTGCTGGGTGATTCAGCTCTTCAGCCTGGTGTGCACAGTCAAAGGATATTATGACCGTAAGGGCTTTAATAACAACAGTGTCAGatggatgtgtgttttgttttttgtttttttttaaataacagaacGTGTCATTGCATGGTTTTGTTTCCTGGCAGCCAAAGCGGTGAGTGACAGGACCTGCAGCCTCCCCGTAGAGGAGGCCGGGATCATCTGGGACGgcatctgttttctctgcctgttgCTGCAGAGGAGGGTCTTCCTCAGTTTCTACTTCCTGCACGtgacagcagagctgcaggctTCTGCCAAACAGGCATCAAGGTAATGCACAGTGTGCCAGTGAGGGCAGGACTAGGTTTGTAATGAAACTAGTAATGTAATATGTAGAACAGGTTCTGGCCCCTTTGATACATACAGACACTCTCAGTTTGTTAATTGAAATGAAGCTGCTGTGGACAGTAGCTCCCCAGTTTACTAGCTGATAAATGCAGTGACCACTGTTTCTTCCTTCCAGGGGGTTTGAGCTCTTCAGAGCCAGCATCGTGAAGAACATTAGGTTCCACCAACAAGCTGAGCAGAAGTCTCTGTCCCAGCTCAAGAGATCGTAAGTGCTCACAGTACAGTAAATGCAGCTGATCACGTCTCAGTATAGCATAGGCCAAAAATCTATATTAGCTCACAGCAAGTATCATGACCTGGCTCCTGAAGTTGAAATTAAATTACTATTCTTCTGTCTTGTCTACTAAACgttcctgtcctctcctctcctctcaggatGCAGAGAATTCGCTCCAAGCAGCAGAAGTACAGAGACGGACACAAAACAAGTGAAGACTCCTCCGAGAGTCAGACTGCTGGTAGGGCTCACTGGTTTCACTGGTTAACTGGGAAAATATTCAGCAAACCCTTGGGGTCTGATCTGCGTTATTTGACGTGAGCAGTGACGTCCATCATTCGCCAGGTTTCATTTTCTGGGGTTGTAAAAGTGGTGATGTCAGTCCGCTGGTCTGTCCACAGGGTCTCACAGggaatattgtactttttacagctgtagtttctttttcttttctgtgtctgaTCTGAAAACGTGAAAATACCCAAACCTGGAGATACAAATATTTCACATGACAGTAAAAGTAAAGCGTGCTGTTCTTCACATATAGAACCACTCCCTGTTACTCATACACTGCCCACAGTCATTATATCATCACCTTGTGAAGAATTTTACAGGCAGAATTCCATGAAATCCTCTGAGTACATTCATGTGTTCATAAAGAGGGACTCATTTAACTTTGATGACCCCGTGACCTGTATTTTAGCACCACCCTCAggttacattttaaattacactATTAGtaagagtaaaagaaaaagctacCACTACATGTGTCCCCGTGCATCGTGTCCTCCAAACCAAACCTTCCCTCGTTTCCTCCCAGAGACCCAGACAGACAAGAAGAAATCCAGGAAGAAAAAGTGGTACCAGCCGTGGTTGGACCACGCTAcaggtatgaacacacacacacacacacactccattatAGTGAGGCAGAGGTTGGTTGTAATGTGTGATCTTTTCCTGCTCACAGTGCTCCACTCAGGTGAGTACTACCTGTTTGAATCagacagtgaggatgaagaggagctgCAGTCTGAAGAACAGAAGCCTCAGAAACAAACCGCCTGTCAGGTCAGACACACGAGTGATTCACATTATATTCTTTCTTCTTTATAGTATATCCATTACAATTTTTATAAGACTTTTATATTAATGTATTTGATTTCATCCATGTTAAGTTACAGTTGACTCATCATCTATATTATAGAGCTGCAGGACAATATATAATATCTGATTTTAACCTGATGACTCATTTCATATTATGCATATAGTTGCTGCTGTCTTATTCAAATATTTTGCCACAGTTACAGtttctgattgtttgtttttcccttctCAGCTGGCGTACCAGGCGTGGGTCAGCAGTGTGAAAACAGCTCTCAGAGAACGCCAGAGACGCCAGCGACAGttgaggaggatggagaaaaaaaagaaggagggagaaggaaaagTGGAGTCGCAGCAGGAGGCTGTCTCCATGACGGATCCAGGTTAGATTATTCTCAACATCCGACAGCTTTTGACTGTCAGAGCAGATGCTGAGACACGGTCAGGTGGAGAGCATGTGAGCTTTCCTCTGGTCTCTCTTGTATCCTGTGAGACAGTGAGCTGTGAAATGATGCTGAAGGAAGAGGAGTGGTCTCTGCATTTGACACCTGAAGTAATTACTGAGCAGGAAATGAATGCAAGTCAgtgtaaccctaaccctctgtttttgtgttgtgttgttgtgttgttgtgttgtgtaggTTATAGAGAAAATGATGTGTTTGAGGACCCTGTCATtcaggaggaagtggaggaggaggagaaggagcaggagtCTGGTAGGTCCATGCTGTCTTTGCTTCCTCCACCTTTCACCATGACAGCATGCTGCTGCGTCTGCCCCATAgcgtgttgtgtatgtgttccaTCTATAGATTGAGTTTTATTAGAGCTCTGCCCCCCcccggtctgtgtgtgtgctgcaggtcaCGGTGAGATGGTCCAGAGGATCTTGGACATCCTGCGTTTCTTATGGGCCATAGTTTTGGCCATGGTGGACGGACTGACCCAGTGGCTCAACCTGCTGACTAAACAGTACAGAGAGACGTCGACTGTTCTGTGCAACGAGCGCTACTTCATCATACACAAGATACAGCAGGTGAACACAACAAGCAAAAGTCGATCTTtggaactgaacacacacacacacacacacattctaacttgtgtgtgtgtccttctgaTTAGCAGCATCACACAACAGCAGACTCCACAGACGACCAGTTGTCTCAGGGCAGTGAAAGTCCCACGCTGGAGACCTGTTTAGATGAGACGGATGCAGAAACGTCCACCAGGTACAGGTTAGTGTGGAAAACTAAAATGCAGAAACACATCAAGCTGTGGATGAGGTTCTGAACCCTGATCAGCATCACATAGCTTTAGGTGGGATACATGGGGCTGTGTTTGTGGGCAATGTTATGACATTTTCTGAGCATGTTCATAAAGGATGGGCATTAGATTTCAAGTCTCGCTCTGGATAATACACAAATCCACTTTTCAAAATCAGTTTCTCAGTCTTAACGTGTGTTTGAATCACTCTCTCAGCTGCCTGGAGGTGGATTCCAGGGCTGGTACAGGCCGGTCTACACCCAGGCCGAGGCTCAacagcactgggaacctcttgAGTCCCGAACCCCCATCCAGCAGCATGGAGCTGTTGCCGGAACCATCCAGGCAACCACACAGACACTCCAGAACAGCCAGTGAGCTGCTGGGAGACAGGTAGATACTGTGGACACTCGTGACTGGAGACATCCACAGTTACAGTCCTTACTGGTTTCAGTTGACTGGTCCTTCTTTCCCTGCAGGCAGTTCTTCATTGAGGAGCTGGAGCACAGCAGAGAGTTCTACGACAACCAGAACCGTCccctgaagctgctgtttgccATGTACAACCTGCTGGCAGCAAACTCTGAGCTCGTCTGCTATTTCATCATAGTGTTAAACAATGTGGTCAGCGCCTCTGTGATATCCCTGGTCCTGCCCATACTGGTGTTCCTCTGGGCTATGTTGGCTGTTCCAAGACCTACCAAGAAGTTCTGGATGACTGCTATAGTCTACACGGAGGTATGAACACTGAGCAGACACACCTTTCAGAGGTATTTACTGCTGACTGATGTGATGGGGGGGTCAacgtgtgtgctgctctgcctcttcccaggtgatggtggtggtgaaatACCTGTTCCAGTTTGGATTCTTTCCCTGGAACAGCGTTTACGAGATGACGCTAAATGAAGACAAGCCTTTCTTCCCGCCTCGCATCCTGGGCCTGGAGAAGACTGACAACTACATCAGATACgatctgctccagctgctggcTCTGTTCTTCCACAGATCCCTGCTCATGGTCAGTTAATATTTACAGTGATTACTGGTCAGACTCCATGTCTGCCTGAGTTTTTGAGAAAAATATAAACTCAAACCAATAAATGAATATCCCTACTGTCCCTACATTTATCACAGGGTAAAGCTAGTTAGCCCTAAGTGTTGTGTCACAGTGtgataatgaaaatcatttctaatgtttgtgtgtgtgtatatgcagcGTTATGGTTTGTGGGACCATGAGGGCCCCCTGGAGGAGCAGAGCCCCACACCAGAAAGTTGTAAGGATGAAGGAAAAACTACAGAAGGAGATGAAGATggaaggaggcaggaggagggaggaggaggaggaggaggaggagaagagaaggagggcaGAGTTAGTTCAGCATCCACCCTCGACAACCTGCGAGTGATTGAACTGGATCAGCTTGAGAAGGTTGGTGCAACTGTCCAAGACTTTTTGAAGAATTTCTACTTACTTTTTAGTTCACTTCATTCCTAGTTTTAAAAATCTATTGTTTATGAATGTAGGATAACGTGGACCATGTTGAACCGAGTgccagctctgctgctgctacccCACAACCCCCCGCAGCTGAACCAGCAGCCACTGGGTCAGAAGATGGACAGGACACGTTGAATTCTCCCAGCAGGCCGATGGAAGATAAGACGGAGGGGGACAGTGAGCGGGTGATAGAAGAAGCCccgaagaaaagcagcagcatccGCTTCCGCAGGAAACCTAAACAACCCAAACAGAAGCGCGGCAAAGGTTTGcggcttcttcttctctgatgtCTGAATGATGAACACTTCAGTGCACTGTTAACTTTGGGCTCTGTGGGGACAGACTGTTGCTGGGGTAGACTGTTGCCCCAGTTCATCCTATGAACTGGGGCAACACCTTCACAGCTGGAAGCTTCACAGCTGAGTGTACCCCTTGTCCCTTGGTTCTAGGTGTACCGGTTCCAGTGGAGCCCACAGATGAGGCTACAGATCCCAGTAAAGAaccagtgaagaagaagcagaaaggcaggaggagagaggcagccAGTCAGAGACTGCTGGCCGTGGGACGCAAGATAAAACATGTCTTCATCTCTGGGTGAGAAGGacatattcaaaaaaaaaaaaaaagtagattaATACAAGTAactttgctgcagtgtgtgagtgatgCATCACTGAAGTGtcactggttttattttatttattttttcattcatacaGTGGTTTAATGTGTGCCGCTTCCCTCTGCAGGATTCAGAGTGTTTACAGGCCGACTCAGGGTTTCTTCAGGGATATTCTCCACGCTGAGTATCGGGCTGCCACCGACGTCTACGCACTCATGTTCCTGACTGATGTCATCGACTTCATCATCgtcatctttgggttttgggctTTTGGGGTAAGAGATGGATGGAAGCTGCAGTGTCATTGTTAAAGGATCAGTTATTACACACTGACTTTTGAAACAGGAACTAcaatgagaagaaatcaaattTTAGGAGTAAAACAAAGATTAAAACTAACATGACATGAGGTCATctatacacacagatgcagatcaCTGTGTATCACTTAATGTTACGCACAGGAAGCATGTCACTACATCACTTTCAGCATATCCTGAAACATACACGTGACAAATATAAGAAGACATTTCATATTGAAAACCTAATATTTGAATCCGCTGATAGAGAAAATCCCTCATGACTTTGCATCTGTCTCCCTCAGAAACACAGCGCAGCAGCTGACATAGCCTCCACCCTGTCAGAGGACCAGGTTCCCGAGGCCTTCCTGGTGATGCTGCTCATCCAGTTCAGCACCATGATCATTGACAGAGCCTTGTACCTGCGGAAGGCTGTTTTGGGAAAACTCATCTTCCAGGTTTGGTCCATTTATTCAGATTAGTAGAATATATATGGATCGATCTGCATGGGATCTGCATGGATCTCTGAGTCAGGTAAAATTAGCGCCTAAACAGGGGGACTAATGTTAGAAAAGAACACTAGGTAACTTTCGGACAGGCCCCTGAGTGGCCTTTCGGATGATATGTTTATAGTTGACCTGctcttcatttttaaaattgatcTGTTCATGTGCTTCATGTGAGTTTTAAATACTTGATCATCACACCCTTCCTTCCACTTTTCCCCTCCAGGTGATCCTTGTGTTTGGGATCCACCTGTGGATGTTCTTCATCCTGCCTGCAGTCACTGAAAGGTGAAGTTAAATcaaatttattaaattattaattcacCAGTGGACAAAAGTTGATCTGTCTTGTGAACATATTGAAGTTTAATCGTTctcatctctccttctccttgttTAGGAAGTTCAATCAGAACTTTGTGGCCCAGCTCTGGTACTTTGTCAAGTGCATTTACTTTGGCCTGTCAGCCTATCAGATCCGCTGCGGGTATCCCACTCGTATCCTTGGCAACTTCCTCACCAAGAAATACAACCACCTCAACCTGTTTCTCTTCCAAGGGTACGGACACAAAGCTTTGTCCTGTTTAGTAGAATGAACGTTTCAAGATCAAAAATTTATTCAAGTTGCCATgtgcgtatatgtgtgtgtgtgtaggtttcgTCTGGTGCCGTTCCTGGTGGAGCTGCGAGCGGTGATGGACTGGGTTTGGACTGACacgactctgtctctgtcaaacTGGATGTGCGTGGAGGACATTTACGCCAACATCTTCATCATTAAATGCAGCCGCGAGACAGAAAAGGTATGAGGTGTATGAGCACAGCGATGTGACAGCAGAACACGTCTTAAAAAAAGGGAAGTCCCTAGGTGGTATCCTTTCCAGGACCCCAGCCTGAGACTTCAAACAACAGTCCCTCACCCCAAAATGTACATAGAAGTAACCGTCTGGTTCTTAGGGGAGATCTCCAACATAGCAGCAGTGCTGAACTTGTCAATCCATCCAGGGTGTGGCCCCTCACCAGGGACCAAGAAAATACTGAATGCTTTGCAGAAgttccaaaaaataaaataaaaaaagaatcttttctttcctcagaAATACCCACAGCCTAAagggcagaagaagaa
This region includes:
- the piezo1 gene encoding piezo-type mechanosensitive ion channel component 1 isoform X7, with the translated sequence MDLQVIVWLFYCFLLPIVLLTACLFRYNLLSLVYFLYLLLLPWFLCPNKHTIRGHTGRFIRAVFCTSLLFLLAHICFQTVLYTHPPLSLALGDNCSQWDTITRHIGVSRLPLDDAWSVLRLLCPDLGVCVVSLVTVVLCSKLVRNREMVAAANITSLEDDPTHKTSDDVEEEEEEEEEEEEEEASGDEGDEERSLPGDPDEEVSTATRAKQLAERLKATARKVLRDLGRIVAIGLLALAGITLPSAFSAFYFLLFIGVSTWWAYHLPISHLGFNALCVMVGCFTAGHMVCLYLYQSLLAQALFPPHSLWARLFGLKDIIIPGNCSLPYDLNLNANHDWPVYVNPGILFLLYITIASVLKSGCHSTPNQQAEEEQKQEKREEVKQEMVELKSWNQQKENYEDDTELMLLSVGTGSSRGGTVAGESHTDLGVSGVSSGKQSESPFFMLGRVVMQQSYVCALIAMMVWSITYHSWLTFVLLLWACLIWILRARRHAATLCSPFILLYGLALCCLQYVWAMELQPELPKTVGTMSLRQLGLDRAQYPCLRLGAMLLFTLTFWLLVRQSVKENFSRKKKMATPLQEVTTGEGSGNESVLKVLGGMVMSCYAKYWIYVCGGMFIMVSFAGKLVGYKIIYMLLFLLCLCLYQVYYALWRRLLKLFWWLVVAYTMLVLISIYTYQFEDFPRYWRNFTGFTEEQLAAIGLETFALSELFTSILIPGFFLLACILQLHYFHKPFMRITNLEHVTPIHKKKSSQRTEQVVTGNVDFEEEDLVTNTDEESEDEVELMPSKWGLVMDRLLVLSRRFSDILTKVQVFLWRLLELHILKMVAFFSVWVALEEPSVMNLVLVVLWSLAMPYSRFRPMASCLSTVWVCVIIVCKMLYQLSVVNPVEYSRNCSLPLTNKTNLLPEEMMNSSLYKEPVDPANWFGIRKDATVLGYSKNHLIVLMLLVFEATVYRHQAHHYRQLQRSPPTIPSLFPSATRRTLDKGLVPCFKYLLNYTFYKFGLEICFLMTVNVIGQRMNFLVIIHGCWLVAILVKRRRAAIARIWPKYCLFLSIFMIYQYLLCVGIPPALCIDYPWRWNTPVLMNSALIKWIYLPDFYTVPNSKNLIADFMLLMCASQQWKVFECEHTEEWMVLAGENTDDPEPMEGQLFNPAPNFINCRSYLDMAKVLVFRHLFWFVLSVVFITGATRISVFGLGYLLACFFFLLFGTRLLVKPSRTRLVLWDCLIIYNVAVIISKNMLSILACVFVFEMQKGFCWVIQLFSLVCTVKGYYDPKAVSDRTCSLPVEEAGIIWDGICFLCLLLQRRVFLSFYFLHVTAELQASAKQASRGFELFRASIVKNIRFHQQAEQKSLSQLKRSMQRIRSKQQKYRDGHKTSEDSSESQTAETQTDKKKSRKKKWYQPWLDHATVLHSGEYYLFESDSEDEEELQSEEQKPQKQTACQLAYQAWVSSVKTALRERQRRQRQLRRMEKKKKEGEGKVESQQEAVSMTDPGYRENDVFEDPVIQEEVEEEEKEQESGHGEMVQRILDILRFLWAIVLAMVDGLTQWLNLLTKQYRETSTVLCNERYFIIHKIQQHHTTADSTDDQLSQGSESPTLETCLDETDAETSTRYSCLEVDSRAGTGRSTPRPRLNSTGNLLSPEPPSSSMELLPEPSRQPHRHSRTASELLGDRQFFIEELEHSREFYDNQNRPLKLLFAMYNLLAANSELVCYFIIVLNNVVSASVISLVLPILVFLWAMLAVPRPTKKFWMTAIVYTEVMVVVKYLFQFGFFPWNSVYEMTLNEDKPFFPPRILGLEKTDNYIRYDLLQLLALFFHRSLLMRYGLWDHEGPLEEQSPTPESCKDEGKTTEGDEDGRRQEEGGGGGGGGEEKEGRVSSASTLDNLRVIELDQLEKDNVDHVEPSASSAAATPQPPAAEPAATGSEDGQDTLNSPSRPMEDKTEGDSERVIEEAPKKSSSIRFRRKPKQPKQKRGKGVPVPVEPTDEATDPSKEPVKKKQKGRRREAASQRLLAVGRKIKHVFISGIQSVYRPTQGFFRDILHAEYRAATDVYALMFLTDVIDFIIVIFGFWAFGKHSAAADIASTLSEDQVPEAFLVMLLIQFSTMIIDRALYLRKAVLGKLIFQVILVFGIHLWMFFILPAVTERKFNQNFVAQLWYFVKCIYFGLSAYQIRCGYPTRILGNFLTKKYNHLNLFLFQGFRLVPFLVELRAVMDWVWTDTTLSLSNWMCVEDIYANIFIIKCSRETEKKYPQPKGQKKKKIVKYGMGGLIIFFLICIIWFPLLFISLVRSVVGVVNHPIDVTVTVKLGGYEPLFTMSVQQQSIQPFTQDEYEDLTKTFGDNAVAMQFITLYSYDDIVTAMIEGSSGSVWRISPPSRNEVIRELLESPVDLTLRLAWTFQRDLGKGGTVEHTFDKYSLDLEPGSPVRADLALLLLGNRTEPVLVPHIFPNYIRAPNGAEAKPVSQLYKDDEQGYLNITLSLESDRSRNDSRNQEWWDIAIAGCTSSSCGVLPMVIFNDKVSPPSLGFLAGYGIMGLYVSVVLVIGKFVRGFFSEISHSIMFEELPCVDRILKLCTDIFLVRETGELELEEELYSKLIFLYRSPETMIKWTRDIHNQDQDRH